The genomic interval TATGTTCAGATTCAGGATCCGGGTAGCGTTGTGGTCGGAGATCGGGTCGAAGTGGTGGGGCTGGTTAATCCGCATCCGGTTTCGCCGGCCATGCGTGCACATTCGGTACACGTTATCGATCATGGCGGTTCGCCAGAACCTATTCGGTTGAATTCATTGTCGGGCATTACAGACCGTTATAATTTTGACTTAGTTCAAATTGACGCGAAACTGGTCGAAACCGGAAACTCGTTTCAATTGAGTAATGGCCGGGGAAATCCGCAAAAACTGATCAAACTGCTCTGCCGCTCCGATAACCGTTTGTTTGAGGCGAATCTGCAGGCCGGAGCAGAGCTTCCGGAATCCATCCGTTCTGGGGCTATGGTGAGGTTAACGGGATTGTGTCATGTAAATCGGGGGAACTGGCGTGCGTGGCATCTGGATATTCAGGGAATCAGGCTGGAGTTGCGCAGTGCGGCGGATATTCAGCTGATGGAGGCCGCACCGTGGTGGACGGTTAAACGGATGCTGTGGGTTGTTGGGATGATTCTGCTGATTGCTCTGGTTTTCCTGGTCTGGGTTCTGCTGCTGCGTAAAACCGTAGAACGGCAGACCGGAATTATCGGCGAAAAGATGGAGCAGGAGGCCGTGCTGAATGAACGGCAGCGGATTGCCCGTGAACTGCATGATAATCTGGAACAGAGTCTGGCCGGTGCGATTTTCCGTCTGGGCGGGGTGCGTTTTATTCAGGAGTCGAATATTCAGGAAAACCAGGAGCTGTTTGAACAGACGCTAAACGGGAGTGTTTCCGTGGAACAGCTTCATGCCGCCTGGCGTGAAAGCGTGGAGAAAAGCAATGCGGATCTGGAATCGGTTGAACATATGCTGAGTTATTGTTCGGCGGAATCGAGAACCTCGATTCTGGACCTGCGCGGCGGATTGCTGGAGAGCATGGATCTGGTCGGTGCAGCGGGAATTACATTGAAAACGTTGAACGGTCAGTGGAACGCATCGTCCGAATTGCGGGTTGAGGGAACGCCGCGGCGGTTTGCCCGCGAAGCTGAACGGAATGTGCTGCTGGTGATCAAAGAGTCGGTTTCCAATGCAATTCGGCATGCGGAAGCAGAACATATTATAGTGACGCTGGATTATTCCGCAGGATTCAGAGTGGAAATCAGGGATGACGGGTGTGGGTTCGATGTTTCTGCCGCCGAAAAAAGCGGTCGGTTCGGGCTCCGGGGCATGTGTGAACGAATGCGGAATGTCGGCAGTACACTGAAGATTCAGAGTGCGCCCGGAAAAGGGACAACGATTTCGGCAAGTGTGGAGGTGAAGGGATGAATGGATCGATTCGGATACTGATTGTGGATGATAACCAGATGATGCGGTTCGGGCTGAGCGGCAGTCTGGCGGCCATGCCCGGAGTGACGGTGGTGGGCGAGGCGGCCAATGGGGAGGAGGCGCTGGCGCTGGTGGATGAGCACCGGCCGGACATCGTCACCATGGACTATAAAATGCCGGGCGATAACGGGCTGGTGGTGACGGAAAAGATTCTTAAGCGCTATCCGGATACCCGGATCATTCTGCTTTCGGCCTTTGATTCGGAAGAGGATATCTGGAAAGCGGTGCAGGTGGGGGTGAGGGGATATCTGACCAAGACGGCGGGTAATGTAACTGAGTTGCTCGAGGCCGTTAAAGCCGTTGCGGCTGGTGAACGGTATTTTCCGGAAATTATTGCCCATCGTTTAAAAGAGCGGCAGAAGGTTTCCGGTCTCAGTTCGCGGGAGGTGGAGGTGCTTAAACTGCTCGCAGCGGGTAAATCGAATCAGGAAATTGCGGACAGTCTGGATATCGCATTGGAGACGGTGAAATCCCATTTGCTGAATCTGCGTTCCAAGCTGGGGGCGGCCGACCGGACGCAGGCGGTGGTGATTGCTTATGAAAAGGGTATACTTCATCTGAATGAATAGAGCATCCCTCAAAAGGTGGAGATCTTTCTTGGCGGGAAAAACGGTGTTGTGTCGTTTAATCGTAGTTTGACAGAGCGGGAGTGTTTCCTGATAAACAACTGGAGTGAATGATGAAAAAACTGATTCTTGTTCTATGTGCCGCCGCAGGGTGGTCTGTTATGGTATCAGCGAAAAACGAAAAGCCAATGGCTTACTGGAAGTTTGATGATGGGGCTGGTCATGTGGTGGCGGATGCTTCCGGAAACGGTAATTCCGGAAAAATTGAAGACGTCAAATGGGTGATGGGTGCAGTGAATTCTGCCGCGCAGCTGGGGTATCAGGCCGGGGTGCAGATTGATCACGATGCCAGTCTGCTGCCGGACAGTGCCTTTTCTGTACAGGCCTGGATTAAACCGTGGGCGCCGAAATATGACCAGCATCCGACGATTGTCCGAAAAAACGGGTCTTATGTGTTCAAGCTTGCGCCGAGTAAATCGCTGGCACTGGTACTTTGGCTGAACGGTGAAAAGAAAACCTTTGAGTCGAAACATAAAGAGTGGCCGAACGGCAAATGGCAGCATGTGGCTGCGACGTATGATGGCAAAGAGGTCTGTCTCTATGTGAACGGAGGGCTTGATGCTGTGTTTCAGGCTTCGGGCATGATTTCCGGCAGTGCATCCGACTGTTTTATCGGCGCCGAGAATAAGCAGTTCTTTTTTAATGGAACGCTTGATGAAGTCCGGTTGGATGGGGTTGCGCTGAGCTCGCGTGATATTGCTGAGTCGAGTTATAAGGGGCGGCTGGAAATGGCCCGTCGGGATAACCGGTTCACGGATTTTTATGAAAAGACCCGCAAACGCAGCGGTGAAACACTGGTTCCCGGAACGCTGTGGATTGATGCCGAGGATTTTGAGGATTACGGCGGCTGGTGGATGGATACCCAGTTTGTACCGCAGATGGGTTCGCCCTACCTGATGGCGGCCGGTATCGGTACACCGGTTGAAAATGCAACGACCACGGTGAATATTCCGGAATCAGGAACGTATCGCCTGTGGGTACGAAATAAAAACTGGATCGGTCATCGTCATGCACCGGGTCAGTTCGCGGTATCCATCGGCGGGAAAAAATCAGAAACCACTTTCGGCACCCGCGAGCAGCGGGCCTGGGTCTGGCAGGATGGCGGTACATTTGAGCTGGAAAAAGGTAAAACAGCCATTGAGCTGGAAGACCTGACCGGCTGGTATGGTCGGTGTGATGCACTGCTGCTGACGAAGGATCTGGAATTTTATCCGAAGCAGGAGCAGAAGGATTATCTGCCGATGCGGAATAAATTTGTCGGTACGATGCCGGTGGAAGAGCGGGGTCATTTTGACTTTATTGTGGTCGGCGGCGGAGTGGCCGGATGCAATGCGGCCATTGCGGCTGCGCGCGGCGGAGCAAAAGTGGCGCTGATTCAGGACCGTCCGATGGTCGGCGGGAATAACAGTTCCGAAATGGGTGTGCCGGTTTCGGGCGGTTCGAGTCTCGGAAAAGGGCGTGAAACGGGATTGAATGAAGAGATCGGCCGTATTCATGCCTATAATTTCCTGAGCAAATGGGCGACGGCGGCCGAGCAGGTGATTGCTGATGAGCCGAATATCACGTTATTCCTTAATACGCATGTTTTTGAAGCCGAGGTGGATAAAGATAATAAAATCACGGCGGTAAAAGCGTTTGATATGATTGACGGTCATCATACCCGCTACACGGGCGATATCTTTGCCGACTGCACTGGGGATGGCTGGTTGGGTTATTATGCCGGAGCGGACTGGATGCTGGGTCGTGAATCGAAAGAGCAGTTCGGCGAAATGAATGCCAAGGATATTGCAGACAGTGTTACCATGAGTGGTTCGTTGATGCAGAATTCCATTCTCGGTTATCAGGCGATCGATACCGGCAAGCCTTATACCTTTGAAGGGTTGCCGTGGTTTTATGATCTGCGTATGAATGAAGAAGGGTATGTAAAGCATCGACCGCGGTATGAAAACGGAATCCGTGCCGGAAACTGGTGGACGGAAAATCATGGCCGTAACGATGATCTGTGGGATCCGGAATGGGCGCGTGATGATCTGATTCTGGTGAGTCTTTCCTATTACCACTGGATCAAGAATTATTCGCCGCTGGCCGAAGAAGCAAAAAACTACCGGTTGCGGTATATTCCTGTTACCAACGCCAAGCGTGAAACGCGCCGTCTGGTAGGGGATGTGATTGTGACCGAGCACGATATTCTCAACCGCAACGTGTTTCCCGACCGTGTGGGTTATTTTGTCTGGAAGCTGGATGTGCATCATCCGCTGGGAATCTTTTCTCCGGAAAGTCCATACGACTATGAGAACACGATTTCTCCGGCGAGTTTCCCGCTGCGGATGCTCTATTCCAAAGATGTGCCGAATCTGTTTATGGCAGGACGCCATGTCTCGGTCACGCACGTTGCACTGGGTTCCGCCCGGGTTCAGGGTACAACCGGTATGATGGGACAGGCGGTTGGTTCGGCGGCGGCCATGTGTCTGAACTATGAGACCACCCCGCGGGGCATTGTTCAAAATCATATGGCAGAATTGCAGCAGCAATTGTTGAAGAATGATGTAACGATTCCGCATCTGCGTAATGAAGATCCGAATGATCTGGCGCTGATGGCCAATGTGAAAGCTTCCAGCCGGAAATCGCTGGAAGACGGCGTGCAGAATGTGATTAACGGCCTGGCCCGTCCGGTCGATGAAAACTGGGAAATGTGGATCGGCAAAGTACCGAACAACATGTGGATTTCCGATCCGAAGCAGGATATGCCGCAGTGGGTGGAGCTTGATTTCGGGGGAAACAGAAGGTGAACTCGGTTTATCTGACCTTCGATACAAACCTGAAGGCCAAGCGTTATATCAGCTGGGAGCAGAAACCGGAAGAGCGCATGCCGCCGGAATGTGTACGTGATTATCAGGTTCAGGTGCAGCAAAACGGAAAATGGGAAACGGTGGCGGATGTGACGAATAACTATCAGCGTCGTCGGATTCACCGCTTCCCGACATTGGAAACAGCGAAAATACGCATTCTGATCACGGCAACTAACGGGGATCCCTCGGCACGTATTTATGAAATCCGTGCGTATAACGAGTAGTTCTGTTTCGTATAATCAAATTGAGTTGACGCCCCGCGCTGTTTTCATACAGGCGCGGGGCTTTTTTGTATTCACTGATTTTTTCTGCCTAATATCGAATCCGGCCTGAAATGAATGAAAGTGAAGGCGGCAAAAGCGGAACAGAATGATGACTGAACAAGAGAAGATTGAATATCTGCTGAAAGCGTATTATGCGGAACAGGACCGGTTTCGCGGTTATGTCTTTTCGGCAACGAAGGATTATCATGCAACGGAGGACATTCTTCAGTCCATTGCGATCGTTGTTGCCCAGAAGGCGGCGGTGTTTGATATGAACCGTGATCTGATGCCGTGGCTGATGGGGATTGCACGGAATAAAATCAAACACTGGTTTTACCATCACGGAAAACAGGTCCGTAATGTCCAGTTTGAAGTATTGGAAAACTGTCTGGTTCATCATTCCGGAGCATTCGGACAGGATGAACTGTCGCCGCGTCAGGAAGCCCTGATGAAATGCCTGAAGCGTCTTCCGTCAAAACAGAAAAAGGTTTTAGAGCTGCGGTACGTCGGCCGTAAGGACTGTTCTTCTGTGGCGGAGGAGCTGGGGCGTTCTGTTCAAAGTATTTATTCTACCCTGAAGCGGGTAAAACGTGAGCTCAGAAAATGCATCGAGCGCAGAACCGCTGAATTGGAGATCGTGTGAGCAAACATTTATCAGAAGCGGAACAGATGGCGTTCGAATATTTTGAGCGAGACCTTTCCGAACACGAAATGGATCAGTTGTTCGATAGGTTAAACGAGTCTGCAGAACTGCGGGATAGCTTTATGGAGGTGGCGCGGGACGAATGGCTGCTTCAGCACTCGCTTCACCTGCAGCACTCGATGCTGAAACCGGAGATGAAACGGCTCAATTTCAGAAAGAAAGTTCGCCGTGTTGCCGCGATGGCGGCGGTTCTGCTGGCGGTTGTGAGCATTTTCATTGCCCATCAGGTGCGGGTGAATCTGGTGTCGGCCGCCGAAACGGTGCAATTGCATCCGCTGGCAAAGGTTGTCGATTTTTATGTGATGGAAAATGATATGATCACGCTGGTGAATCAGGGTGAAGTGCGGGAGCTGACGGCGAGGAGCCGGTTGAACAGCGGTGATCGTATTGTCGTTCCGCCCGGGGCGCGTCTGATTTTTCAATATCTGAATGAGAAAACAGCGGTTGCTGTGGCGGGTAATAGCCTGCTTTCGGTTTCAGACGGACAGCGGGGAAAGACGATTCGGCTGAACCACGGACATTTAAAAGCAGACGTGGATAAGCAGGATCCTTCCGCCCCGATGCGCGTCCTTACAGATGATGCCGAAGCGGTTGTTCTGGGAACGACTTTTGAAATCAGTGCTTTGGGGTACACCCGGTTGGCGGTTCATGAGGGATGTGTCCGACTCAAATCGTTCCTGCATAAAACATCGGTCGATGTTTCCGCGGGACATCTGGTTAATTCATTCGATATGGAGAAAGCCGGTGAGATGTCGTTTGTACAGATCGAGCTCGTTCCGGTTCTGAATAAAACGCTGAATGATCCGGTATCAGACTATTATCTGATCGTGGATGATGATCGTAACTATTCGGCTTTTCTGGCCTTTGATCTCGGAGATGTGAGTGAGCGGATTATTGAAGCGCGGCTGCAGCTCACGGTAGCCCGCAGTCAGCAGGATCGCTGGGGTGAAGGGCTGTTCCGGCTGCATCGGCTCAGTCCGTCGGCCCGGCCTGGCGAACCGGAGACCTTCGGCATGAAAACGCAGGTGGCCTATTTTCAGGGGCAGGTGGATCGGGATCTTCAACTTGAGATGGTGATTGATCCGAAACAGCTGAAAAACGGAATCAATAATTTTGAACTGAGTCTGGATGAAGGCGGTAACGACTGCTGGTTTGCTCCGGTCAAAAGCAGTACGCCACCCCGCCTGATTCTCAAGGTCCGTAACGGGCCAAGCGGTGAAGAGTGAAAGAGGAGGGAAATATGAGGAAGAAAAAAGTACAGAAACCGAAAAGGGGAAAAATGAAATATAAACTCGGTAAACATAAAACCGTGTGGTTGATGGTACTGACTGTTTTCAGCTCGGTTCATCTGGTTAAGGTGGAGGCGGCAGAATCGCCATGGACTTCCGCCAACCGGATTGCTATCAGTGCAGACGGTAATCCGGATGCTGATGCCGACGATATCGGTGCAACGCCGTTTGCATTGGCGATGCTGGCCAAAGCGGGGCTGCAGGACAATCTGGTGCATTATGATTTCAATAATTTTCTGGAATATAAGAAAATTGAACCGGCAGATAATGCCATGTGGGACAGTGCGATGGGGGCACAGGTGCGATGGGGATTTGATGCCGGCCGGTTTTTTGATGCTTCAATTGATCCGGACGGTGCGGTTGACCATCTTACGGAGGAAATCAATAAATCTTCGGCCGCCGATCCGCTCTATCTGATTGCGGCCGGACCGATGGAGCTGATTTACCGTGCTCTGAAAAATGCGGACAGCACGGCGCGACAGCATGTAACGATTGTTTCGCACCACGATTACAATGAATATTTTAAACCGCGCCTGTGGCAGCGGAACTGGAATGATATTCAGGCATTGGTTCCGAATATCGGCTATCTGAGGATTGCCGATCAGAACGGCAGTAACGGAAACGGCCTGAAGGGTACCGCGGATTCGGATTTCAGTTGGCTGGATACCCATGCGGATCCGAATCTGAACTGGGTGTATGATCGTATCGTGGCCGGGAAGCCGGATGTTTCCGATGCAGGTATGCTTGCCTGGCTGATTGGAATTAACGGAACTGATGAAAAAGTAACGATTCCGGAAATGCAGGCCTGGTTCGGCACCGGGCTGATTCCGGCCAACGGCGGCAGTTCGACTGCTCCCACTGCTCCGGCCGGCGTGACGCCGGAGGTTGTGCCGCCCTCCACCGACAGTATCTTTGAGGAAGTCGATGGAAAAATTGTGATTGAAGCCGAGAGTGTTCCGCTGACGGATGATTGGATTTTGGATACGACGGAAGCGGGGTACAGCGGCTCGGGATATATCCGCTGGGTGCCTTCCTGGATCAATAAAATCAGCCATCAGCATGAAGGGGTGCTCGTCTATAAACTGCGGATCTCCAATCCTGGCAATTATCGGATGGCGCTCCGTTCCTCCCACTTCGGTGCGCCGGCCCGTGACCAATGGAATGACTGCTGGACGGTCATGGGGCTGAATCCGGTGAATCCCTATGGTATCACCCGAAAGACCTATCATTCCATTTCGCAAGCGGAGTTTGATGCCGGGGCCGGTTTTACGTGGCATACGACGCATGATAATTATGGAACTGTTGCGAATACCGACGGCCATTTTTCGGCACCGCTCTATAATCTGGATGCCGGGGATCATTATTTCTTTATCTGCGGGCGCTCGGGGGGATTCCGAATCGATAAAATTCATTTCTTCAAAGAGGGCGTTTCCGGATTCAAAAGTGATTCAGAGCCGGCCACCCCGATTATTCCCGGAACCGGTGTGCCGCTGGTTTCCGCCGGGAATGACCGGAAAGTGCTGATGCCTGCAACGGGCACGCAGCTCGCAGGATCGGCCTCGGACGACGACGGAACGATTGTATCCACGGAATGGACCCAGAAGTCGGGACCGAATACAGCCGTGATTTCGACGCCCTCGCAACTGACGACGGAGATCAGCGGCATTACACTGGGCACTTATGTTTTCACGCTGACGATTGAGGATAATGACGGGAACATCCGCTCAGACGATGTTACTGTTGATTGTGTGGGCAGCCTGATGATTCAGGAAGATGATTTCAGTGCGTACAGCGGGAATATCAATGGTGATCACTGGAATCCGAAATGGTCATCGGGCACTGATCAGCAGA from Verrucomicrobia bacterium S94 carries:
- a CDS encoding response regulator transcription factor, yielding MNGSIRILIVDDNQMMRFGLSGSLAAMPGVTVVGEAANGEEALALVDEHRPDIVTMDYKMPGDNGLVVTEKILKRYPDTRIILLSAFDSEEDIWKAVQVGVRGYLTKTAGNVTELLEAVKAVAAGERYFPEIIAHRLKERQKVSGLSSREVEVLKLLAAGKSNQEIADSLDIALETVKSHLLNLRSKLGAADRTQAVVIAYEKGILHLNE
- a CDS encoding sigma-70 family RNA polymerase sigma factor produces the protein MMTEQEKIEYLLKAYYAEQDRFRGYVFSATKDYHATEDILQSIAIVVAQKAAVFDMNRDLMPWLMGIARNKIKHWFYHHGKQVRNVQFEVLENCLVHHSGAFGQDELSPRQEALMKCLKRLPSKQKKVLELRYVGRKDCSSVAEELGRSVQSIYSTLKRVKRELRKCIERRTAELEIV
- a CDS encoding sensor histidine kinase, producing the protein MKKCKTAVWAILFLAGLQVWGAPLSRIPEIRNLTPEIADQKQAVELEAQIVWVDPVRGSFFLNDGAHGIYVRHRQKPGEKVCLKPGDVVRVSGVTGAGGFAAEIIAENVQILEHRALPKGRALWPTHLHSPEVDCDWFFMAGRLVSYEVIEESFVIMAEMIRDEQIMHLQIPDTPDNRKRMAALMFHWVEFNAVAGTVNNSSRQIVGRIFHVSSAGDFKVSGVSLKEALSEVKEAIPIHELMRQGMRLHSIVKTYGTVTHVGNRELFLRGEQAALYVQIQDPGSVVVGDRVEVVGLVNPHPVSPAMRAHSVHVIDHGGSPEPIRLNSLSGITDRYNFDLVQIDAKLVETGNSFQLSNGRGNPQKLIKLLCRSDNRLFEANLQAGAELPESIRSGAMVRLTGLCHVNRGNWRAWHLDIQGIRLELRSAADIQLMEAAPWWTVKRMLWVVGMILLIALVFLVWVLLLRKTVERQTGIIGEKMEQEAVLNERQRIARELHDNLEQSLAGAIFRLGGVRFIQESNIQENQELFEQTLNGSVSVEQLHAAWRESVEKSNADLESVEHMLSYCSAESRTSILDLRGGLLESMDLVGAAGITLKTLNGQWNASSELRVEGTPRRFAREAERNVLLVIKESVSNAIRHAEAEHIIVTLDYSAGFRVEIRDDGCGFDVSAAEKSGRFGLRGMCERMRNVGSTLKIQSAPGKGTTISASVEVKG